Genomic window (bacterium):
AAAGAGGGCCTGGCCGCCGCTGGCATCCAGGGCCTGACCGTCAGCGAAGTGAAGGGCTTCGGGCGACAGAAGGGACACACGGAGCTCTACCGCGGAGCGGAGTACGTGGTCGACTTCCTCCCCAAGCTGAAGCTCGAAGTCGTCGTCGCCGACGACATGGCGGAGAAGGTCGTCCTGGCCCTCCAGGAAGCCTGCCAGACCGGCAAGATCGGTGACGGCAAGATCTTCGTCCTGCCCGTCGAGGACGCGGTCCGGATCCGGACCGGCGAGCACGGCGACGCGGCGGTCGACGCAGGCGCGAGCTAGTCGAACCACCGCCGCTTCGGCACGAAACGGGGCCGGCGTTCCTTCGGGAGCGCCGGCCCTTCTCGTTGCGGGCGACGGCAGGGAGTCCCGACCGCGAAGGCCTGCTCAGAAAACTAGACGTGGACCGATGATTGCGCCTCTCTCGACCGCACCCAGATAGGAGACGCCTCCTCCCGTCCCATCTCTCTAGATCGCGAACCTCGCCCGATGCTCTCGGCAGTGCTCGATCGCCCGCGTCCGGATCCGACCGAAGT
Coding sequences:
- a CDS encoding P-II family nitrogen regulator, giving the protein MKKIEAIIKPFKLDDAKEGLAAAGIQGLTVSEVKGFGRQKGHTELYRGAEYVVDFLPKLKLEVVVADDMAEKVVLALQEACQTGKIGDGKIFVLPVEDAVRIRTGEHGDAAVDAGAS